The window GAAATGTTGTTGCTGCTCAAATTCAACAAGACTTAAATTTCAATAAAGTTGCTAAGTTCTTCTAGTATGTTTCCTGATAAGCCATTGTGATTCAAATTCATGCTAAATAACCTGCTACAATCCCCAATTGATATGGGAATTTCACCTGACAAATTGTTAGCCGATAAATCAAGATTGTGAAGAGAGTTCAATTTGCCAATGCTTTTCAGAATGTCTCTTTTCAAGTGATTATCGTCAAATAATGATCGCTTGTTGAATGGCTTCTTCTCAAGATCTTTGATGATCCAATAATACCAGTAATTTTCTCGGAATTTAAACTGTTTTGTTGCTGAATTTTCAGAAATTTTTTGAATATGAATTTCTGggtttttcttcttcattttccagaattttttctaaaaattttccTGTTGATCCACTTATAGAATAAATTTTCCAAGATCCAATGAATCCTTTTCATTGATTTCGATCACAATTCAGACTATTACTTCTTCCAAATTTCCAAAA of the Amaranthus tricolor cultivar Red isolate AtriRed21 chromosome 6, ASM2621246v1, whole genome shotgun sequence genome contains:
- the LOC130815739 gene encoding LRR receptor kinase SERK2-like, with the protein product MKKKNPEIHIQKISENSATKQFKFRENYWYYWIIKDLEKKPFNKRSLFDDNHLKRDILKSIGKLNSLHNLDLSANNLSGEIPISIGDCSSNNISSPIPQDLVKLINLETLNLSHNHLSGKVPSSFSNMHLFFLFKASLQKIESKKAK